GCTGGATAATGCTTTGGGAAGCGTCAAAACCGCAACAGAGAGCCAACCATCACACAGTTTTTTAGCGATTCTGCTGAAAATTGTTAATCAACCTGAAGCGACGCTTTCACTAGCCGGTTTGGCAGCCGAACTGCACATGAATCCGACGTATGTTAGCAATCATTTCAAAGCCATATTCGGCAAATCCCCCATTCTGCTGCACCGGGAAATCAAAATCGCAAAAGCCAAATCGCTTCTCGAAATACGTGAAATGAATGTGACTGAAATCAGCGAATTGCTTGGTTTTAACGATATCCAAACCTTTACCAGGCTTTTCAAAAAATATACGGGCATTTCCCCTCGGCAATACAAAGAATTGTTTATAAGAACGATTTAAAACGCTGTGGGATAACCTGTATAAGTGTTAAACTTCAGTAAACGTTTGCTCTGTTTTCTCAATGCTGCCCCCTCTAAACTTATCTCATGGGAAAAGATTCCCGAATAAGGAGGTAAAGTCAATGGAAACGGTCAGCATCGTTTTTGCAGAAAAGCAGAAGGTGGAGGTCAGAAAGCAATCTTTTGACGCTAATCTGGGTCCTACGGAAATATTATGTGCGGCGATCAGTTCGCTGATTAGCACAGGGACAGAGCTTCAATGCCTGAGAGGCGTTTTCGATCCCGATACCAATTGGTCAAGCTGGGTGCAGTATCCGTTTCATCCCGGCTATTCAATGGTGGCTGAAGTGCTTGAAGTGGGGACAGCCGTTCAGCATATACAAAAAGGGGACCGTGTGTTTGTGGAAAATGCGCACACCCAGTTTTTTAAGACGGAGGCGGAGCATGCTGTACTTCTGCCGAAGGAGGTCAGCGCGGAGCAAGGCGTTTGGATTAATCTTTCCAAAACGACGCAGCTTGGGGTGAGAAGAGCAGAGCTGTTTCTCGGGGAAACGGTTGGTGTCATAGGACTGGGGCTTCTTGGTCAGCTGGTGACGCAATATATGTATCTTTCTGGCGCCAAAGAAATTTATGCGATGGACCCTGCGGAGAGCCGAGTCCAGCTTGTGTGGGATAAACCGGGTATTCATCGGTTGGCGATGGATGCGGGGAAGGCGAAAGAGCAGATCGCTGAGCAGACCAAGGGCAAGATGCTGGATGTTGTTTTCGATATTACCGGACATCCCGCTGTATTGGCGCAAGCTACTCAGCTAGTTAAGCCTTTGGGCCGAGTGATTCTACTGGGGGACACAGCTACGCCATCCGTACAGGGGATGGGGCGCAATGTGGTTTCCAACTCGGTATCGATACTCGGTATTCATGCCCAAATGAATTATAAAGGATGGCATCATCCTGAAATGGCCGATCTGTTCTTACACTACATATTGCAAGGAAGAATGGATGTTAATCCGCTAATCACACATCGGTTCTCCCCACTGGAAGCGCTGCAGGCGTACGAATTACTCGTTAACAATCGAAGCTCAGCGATGGGAGTTCTTTTTGATTGGACTCAGCTGAGGGAAGAAAGCTAAGGAGAGGCGCACCATGAAAATCACCTGAAAGTAGTAGGCATTATTGGTTGCGGAGCCATGACAAAATGTCGCCATTTACCCGAATATTCTTCCCATCAAACCGTCTGTGAAAAAGGAGTATTAGCATCGGAACAGAACCTGCTTTTGGGCGAATACAAGGGTGGGTCACGAGTATGCTATGATCTTGGAGCCTTGCACAACCAATTAGATACTCTATAACCCGGCACAAGAGGCCATCCTACAAGTACGGGATAGACAAAGAAACTATGCAGTTGTATCTGCTTAGTTTCTTTGTGTTTGGCGTTTGTTGCTGTCATCGCAAAGCCCAAAGGGAACTAGAATCCGCTATAAAGCTGAAAATCGGCTAATTCCACGCCAAAGGGAACTACGATCCGCTATTTCACCATTTCCTGGTCGGAATCAGCATGTTCCGCTTAAATAGCGTACCTCAGTTCCCTTCCAAACTGCTTTTACCCCGGTTTCCGCTAATTAGAGGATCGTAGTTCCTTTTCACATTGCGCTCTCTGTCATCGCAAATCCCAAAGGGAACTAGGATCCGCTATAAAGCTGAAAACCGGCTACTTCCACGCCAAAGGGAACTACGATCCGCTATTTCACCATTTCCTGGTCGGAATCAGCATGTTCCGCTTAAATAGCGTACCTCAGTTCCCTTCCAAACTGCTTTTACCCCGGTTTCCGCCAATTAGAGGATCGTAGTTCCTTTTCACATTGCGCTCTCCGTCATCGCAAAGTCCAAAGGGAACTAGAATCCGCTATAAAGCTGAAAACCGGCTAATTCCACGCCAAAGGGAACTACGATCCGCTATTTCACCATTTCCTGGTCTGAATCAGCATGTTCCGCTTAAATAGCGTACCTCAGTTCCCTTCCAAACTGCTTTTACCCCGGTTTCCGCCAATTAGAGGATCGCAGTTCCTTTTCACATTGCGCTCTCTGTCATCGCAAAGCCCAAAGGGAACTAGGGTCCGCTATATGGCTGAAATTCGCCATATTCCACGCCAAAGGGAACTACGATCCGCTATTTCACCATTTCCTGGTCGGAACCAGCATGTTCCGCTTAAATAGCGTACCTCAGTTCCCTTCCATACTGCTTTTACTCCGGTTTCCGCCAATTAGAGGATCGTAGTTCCTTTTCACGCAAAAAACAAAAAAGGTCATATTGCAGCAAATAAACGCAATGATACCTCCCATGTACGGAGGTATATTTAAATGGAGCGAGGTGTGAGCAATAGGAAAGGGTGTGGGTTTTGTTGATGAAGACAAAGGTGGACTGGCCATCATTTATGGCAAGACATGACATGACTTGGTCTGTTAAGCCGATTTCGTGGGACGAGGGGGCTTTTATCGGCAACGGAGTGATCGGGGCCATGATATATAGTGAGGAACATCGCGATAAACGCAATGTGCTGCGTTTTGTGCTCGGATGCACGGACGTCACAGCGCATAAACCTGGAGGCGGATTCCCGCCTCGTGTGCCGGTTGGCGAGCTGCACCTTGAGCTGGTTGGATGGTATTATCAACCGTCAAGCATTCGCGTTGATTTGTGGAATGCGGAGATGCGGGCGGACATTACAACGACGGTAGGCACGGTGAAGGTTCGCGCTTTCGTCCACAGCCAGGATAAGGTGCTTGCTGTGGAACTGGAAACAAGCGAAGGTGAGAAAGACGCTAGTATGGAGTGGTACGCTTACAGTGAAGTGGACCAGGTGCTCAAGAACGCCGATGGCAGCAACCTGAATCAGTATATCCCGCAGGCAGATGTTACCAGACAGGCTAAGGAGGATGGGTTGACGGTTGGCGTGCAAAGGTTCCAACATGACGGAGGTTGTACGACGGCAAGGCTGGAAGAGCAGGCAGATGAAGGGGCAAACCTGCGCCGGTTATGGCTTTCGATCGGGAACGGTTTCAGTGATCAGACCCAGCAAAAAACGGAAACGAATGTTCGGGAAGCGGCGACGCAATCGTGGGCGGCTTGGGTGGAAGCGCACCGGAGTTGGTGGCATGATTACTATCGCCAAAGTTTTGTTTCCATCCCGGATACGATGCTGGAAGGTTTCTATTGGGTACAAATGTACAAGCTGGCTTCCGCAACCCGCAGCGACGCGATGATCATGGACAATCAAGGACCATGGCTCACGACGACACCATGGGCTGGTGTCTGGTTTAATATGAATGTCCAAATGAGCTATTCACCTGTTTATACATCAGGCCGACTGGAGCTTGGCGAATCGCTCGTTCGTGCTTTTCGCGACAATATGGAGCAGTTAATCCGCAATGTACCTGAGCAGTACCGTGAAGATTCGGCAGGGCTGGGCCGCAGTATGAGCTATGACTTGGTCGGCCCTGTCGGCGCCGAAGTAGGCAACTTGACGTGGGTGTGCCATAACTTATGGAGGCATTACCGCCATGCGATGGACACGCCTATGCTCAAGGAGCTGCTCTTTCCGCTGTTGAAGCGAAGTGTGCAGTACTATTTGCATCTGCTTGAGGAAGGCGATGACGGGAAATGGCATCTGCCCCCGATGATCTCGCCCGAATACGGCTCATTCCTGCAGTTAGCCGTACCGGATACCCATTATGACTTGGCATTGCTGCGCTGGGGCTGCCAAACTTTGCTGCGTATTTGCAGCATCCTTGGCTTAGAGGACCCTGGCCGGGCCCGCTGGGAAGAGACCTTGGCGCAATTAACGCCGCTGCCTGTCGACGAGACTGGCTTCATGGTCGGCGGGGGCCAGCCGCTGGAATTCGGCCATCGGCATTTCAGCCATTTGATGGCTGTCTTCCCGCTGCATCTGGTGAGCGGCGATGCGCCGGAGGAACGAGAGCTCATCATGCACTCGCTGCGCCATTGGCTATCCCGTGAGGGAGACTTGCGCGGTTTCACGTTTACCGGTGCGGCATCCATAGCTGCCGCAGTGGGGGAAGGAGACGAGGCGCTCAAGTACTTGAAAACGCTGATGCATCTTCTGAAACCGAACACGATGTACAAGGAAGCGGGTCCCGTTCTCGAGTCGCCGCTCGCTGGCGCTGAAGCGATTCATGATATGCTGCTGCAAAGCTGGGGAGAAGAGATCAGGGTATTCCCAGCTGTTCCTTCCGAATGGAAGGAAGCTGTGTTCCATGATTTACGAGCCGAGGGCGCATTTGTGATCAGCGCGACGCGTTCGGAAGGAGCTACGGCATGGATCAGGGTCAAAAGCTTGGCCGGACAGCCATGCCGTATTAAGACTGACATGATAGGCGACATTCGGCTGTCCGCAAGCTCGGAGGTGCAGCTTCGTCCTCTGGGCGGCGGCATTTATGAACTTGAGCTGCCGCAGGGCGAAGAAGCTGTGCTCTACAATGCCAACCACACCGCTGCACGCTCATGGGAAATCGAACCTGTACCGGCAGAGAGCCATTTGTGCGGATATTTTGGAGGGCGCAAGCCTTGGCGTCTTTATGGCCTGCCGATGCATTAAAAGGCGTGGCTTTTTGCAATATGGCTGCGATTACTCAGCCGCATGCCCATGTACAGACCGCTCGGCAGGCTTGCCGAACGGTCTGTCTTCATTTTGCATGGTCATTTGGATTACTAGCTTAGGTTTTTTTCGATTTTGATGACGCTGTTCAGGTTTTAAGGGGTATCCAGGTTAACGGGAATCGGGAAATAATAAAGTTGGTTAACATTATAAACAGGGGGGCAAGCGAATGGCCAGAATTGTTATTGTTGACGATGAACCTATCATCGGGATTGGCCTCAAAACGTTAATTTGGGAATATCAACGGTTTAGTGAGATCGATACGTTTACGGACGGTGAGTCCGCGTTGTCGAACATCATGGCTAACCCTCCTGACGTTGTGTTGACGGATATTCGGATGCCGCGTATGGACGGTCTGGAGCTCTGTCGAAATATTCAGCAGCTCAAGCTCTTCACCAAAGTCGTTGTGCTATCAGGATACGGTGATTTTGCTTATGCACAAAAATGTATGTCATACGGCGTACAGGAATATTTGCTGAAACCTATTACAGAAATCGAACTTTTTCCAGTGCTGGATAAAGTGCTCGCCATGCGGGATGCGGCGCTAGTTTCCTTCACCCTTTTTGAACAGTGGATCGATCAATTGGAGGAAGCGGTTTGGATGTTGGATAAGGTCCGGGCTAATGAATTGCTTGAGGTAGGAAAGAGGGAGTTGTTCCCCAGTGATACGGACATTCAGCAGTACCAGCGAGTATGCGATGCTGTCAGGCTGCTGCTCAAGAAACTGAATGCCAGAGGGGCGTACAAGATGGAGGTGAAGCCGCTTTTGGAGGAAAACACAGTCACCACGATAACGTATGAATGGTTTCAGGCCGAAATTGGCCTATGGATCCAGCGGCTGAGCGAGTATCGCAAGCATGAAAGAATCAATGTTCTGGAGGCGGCTATTCAGTACATCGATGAGCATCTTTTCCAGGAGGAGCTTTCACTGGACATGGTTGCTGGGAAGCTGGGCGTAACACCGACCTATTTCAGTCATTATTTTAAGAAAAATACGAACGAGACCTTCGTGCAATACCGGATGCGCAAACGAATTGACAAAGCCAAACAACTGCTTGCCGTTCCACACTACAAAATCATCGATATTGGAGCCGAAGTCGGTTACGAAAGCTACCCCCATTTCTCCAGAGTCTTCAAAAAGGCAACGGGCTATTCCCCTACCGAATATCGCGCGCTGCTTGGGATTAAGTAATGAAACACAGCTTGGTGCGCAAGGTGTACCTTTACTTTGTCATTATTATCGCGCTGACCTTGGTGACGGTGGGGGTTACCGGTTATTGGCGGTCGTCCAACGAATTGGAGAATCAGTATGAAGGGCTGCTGACTCAAATCGTGGATAATGTTCTACATGAAACCGATTTATTCCTGAAAAGCTACGAGCGGGCAACGGTTTCTATTCTAATTTCTCCTGTCGTGAAGGAGGCGCTGGATCTTCCAAACCATTCGACTTCTGGCTTCTATACATCTGAAATAGCTATGAAGGGGGTCTTTCAACCGGTTCTCATCAATAACCCGGAAATATCCATGACATACATTGTCGGTTATAACGGCTTCCAGGCAACGGATTTCAATGTCCACATTGTTCCTTTTAATTATAAAGGCTTTGAAGAATATATTGAACAGATGAAGGAGGACGATGATATAAACGGAAAGCTGACGATTCAGGAATCCGGATTTCTGGACGGACATCTCACACTGATTCGCAAATTGGCGGACCGAACCTCGTCGAAATCGTTCAAAGGCATCATGGGCTTCGAACTCAAGATTGGGGAGTTGAACACGCTCTGGAAGGGGATAAAACTCGGGAAATCCGGGTATTTCTTCATCGTTAACGATCGTGGGAGAATCTTATACCATCCGGATTCAAGCCGGATCGGCAAGCAGCTTGACGGCATGCATTTCAATACGGTTGAAGCGAACAAAGACCAAATTTTTGAATTGCCTGGAGAACCGGGACGGGTTTTCTTTAGTCGCAAGTCCGACTACTCCGGATGGACGCTGGTGGCTAGCATGTCGGTTGCTGAACAGAGCAAGCCGATATCAGACTTGCGGCAAACAACGCTGCTTGTAGGTATCTTTACATTGATTTTAGCCTTATTTCTAGCTTATCGTTTCGGACAATCTATCGTTCGTCCAGTCCGACTTCTGGAAAACGGGATGCGTCAGACGGCCAAAGGTCAGTGGACTCGAGTACCTCTGACTGGAAGCCGTGATGAGATGGATCAGCTTATTACCAGCTACAATACGATGGTTACCCGGCTGGAAGAGCTTGTCGATCGGGTTTATGAGACCGAGC
Above is a genomic segment from Paenibacillus sp. HWE-109 containing:
- a CDS encoding glycosyl hydrolase family 95 catalytic domain-containing protein, whose translation is MKTKVDWPSFMARHDMTWSVKPISWDEGAFIGNGVIGAMIYSEEHRDKRNVLRFVLGCTDVTAHKPGGGFPPRVPVGELHLELVGWYYQPSSIRVDLWNAEMRADITTTVGTVKVRAFVHSQDKVLAVELETSEGEKDASMEWYAYSEVDQVLKNADGSNLNQYIPQADVTRQAKEDGLTVGVQRFQHDGGCTTARLEEQADEGANLRRLWLSIGNGFSDQTQQKTETNVREAATQSWAAWVEAHRSWWHDYYRQSFVSIPDTMLEGFYWVQMYKLASATRSDAMIMDNQGPWLTTTPWAGVWFNMNVQMSYSPVYTSGRLELGESLVRAFRDNMEQLIRNVPEQYREDSAGLGRSMSYDLVGPVGAEVGNLTWVCHNLWRHYRHAMDTPMLKELLFPLLKRSVQYYLHLLEEGDDGKWHLPPMISPEYGSFLQLAVPDTHYDLALLRWGCQTLLRICSILGLEDPGRARWEETLAQLTPLPVDETGFMVGGGQPLEFGHRHFSHLMAVFPLHLVSGDAPEERELIMHSLRHWLSREGDLRGFTFTGAASIAAAVGEGDEALKYLKTLMHLLKPNTMYKEAGPVLESPLAGAEAIHDMLLQSWGEEIRVFPAVPSEWKEAVFHDLRAEGAFVISATRSEGATAWIRVKSLAGQPCRIKTDMIGDIRLSASSEVQLRPLGGGIYELELPQGEEAVLYNANHTAARSWEIEPVPAESHLCGYFGGRKPWRLYGLPMH
- a CDS encoding zinc-dependent alcohol dehydrogenase is translated as METVSIVFAEKQKVEVRKQSFDANLGPTEILCAAISSLISTGTELQCLRGVFDPDTNWSSWVQYPFHPGYSMVAEVLEVGTAVQHIQKGDRVFVENAHTQFFKTEAEHAVLLPKEVSAEQGVWINLSKTTQLGVRRAELFLGETVGVIGLGLLGQLVTQYMYLSGAKEIYAMDPAESRVQLVWDKPGIHRLAMDAGKAKEQIAEQTKGKMLDVVFDITGHPAVLAQATQLVKPLGRVILLGDTATPSVQGMGRNVVSNSVSILGIHAQMNYKGWHHPEMADLFLHYILQGRMDVNPLITHRFSPLEALQAYELLVNNRSSAMGVLFDWTQLREES
- a CDS encoding cache domain-containing sensor histidine kinase encodes the protein MKHSLVRKVYLYFVIIIALTLVTVGVTGYWRSSNELENQYEGLLTQIVDNVLHETDLFLKSYERATVSILISPVVKEALDLPNHSTSGFYTSEIAMKGVFQPVLINNPEISMTYIVGYNGFQATDFNVHIVPFNYKGFEEYIEQMKEDDDINGKLTIQESGFLDGHLTLIRKLADRTSSKSFKGIMGFELKIGELNTLWKGIKLGKSGYFFIVNDRGRILYHPDSSRIGKQLDGMHFNTVEANKDQIFELPGEPGRVFFSRKSDYSGWTLVASMSVAEQSKPISDLRQTTLLVGIFTLILALFLAYRFGQSIVRPVRLLENGMRQTAKGQWTRVPLTGSRDEMDQLITSYNTMVTRLEELVDRVYETELRNQDNLMKRQLAEFQSLQLQINPHFLYNTLEIIICYAVIQKSSEIKDIVRSLSYMLRYSIRTDLEKITVANELKHVLYFMAIMKYRNQREFEIDVRISTDYLLDSMVRLTLQPLVENVFKHAFPYGIEDTHTIIIDAWKDETDFYVIVEDNGCGIEAETLLQINTRFRNSREESLLDTQPTFEGSIGLLNVHNRIQMVFGEQYGLSIQSDLGVGTKVTIRMPSSSAKKVMPV
- a CDS encoding response regulator, with product MARIVIVDDEPIIGIGLKTLIWEYQRFSEIDTFTDGESALSNIMANPPDVVLTDIRMPRMDGLELCRNIQQLKLFTKVVVLSGYGDFAYAQKCMSYGVQEYLLKPITEIELFPVLDKVLAMRDAALVSFTLFEQWIDQLEEAVWMLDKVRANELLEVGKRELFPSDTDIQQYQRVCDAVRLLLKKLNARGAYKMEVKPLLEENTVTTITYEWFQAEIGLWIQRLSEYRKHERINVLEAAIQYIDEHLFQEELSLDMVAGKLGVTPTYFSHYFKKNTNETFVQYRMRKRIDKAKQLLAVPHYKIIDIGAEVGYESYPHFSRVFKKATGYSPTEYRALLGIK